The genomic stretch GAAAAAAATAGCACACGAAATAAAATGATAAATAATCTTGCCCTTTACAGTTTTACGGTACAGATCAACCCATACCAAAAAAGGAGAAAGAAGTATTCAATTTTAATTGATTGAAAACTATTTTTCGATTTCTCTTTCAAAGACAAATGATTAAATTAAGAAGAAACGATCCTGTCATTCTAAAAATGAGAGAGGCTAAAAATGGAGTAGCTATCCACCTAAAATCACACAAGAATAAATCAGCATCATACACTTTTTTAAACTAAAAAATTAACCTTATCTTTTATCTCTTATAATATGTATCACCTAAAAGAAATAAcataattattaatttatttttaattaaattattattcattaacaatattaaataattaatataatgatatttttgaaataaagatattaaatatatttatatttaaGATAAAAAAGTTTAAAAGAATTTTGGGACTAGATGAAGTACTTAGGTGAATGgataataatataatttatattattaaaattttaaatttgtcttacatatatttttttcaatctattttttaattataaaaattattaaatttttttgTGTGAAATAGCCAACACAATTATTAATCGAACTGCCTTAACGAGAcataaaattattattttataaatattaaaaCTTGTTTACATTAATATATGTATTTGTAAATAAAGTAAATAAAActcttataaaaaataaaataaatattacaTATAGAGATTGAATCTTATACCAATAATTTATACCTATAATTCATCTGACGTATTTCAATAATTTAAATCTATTTAACTCAATTAGCCCATATAATTTTCTCTATCTATTATTACAATAAATATTTCACCATTATTTTTTAAAAACTATGTAATTTTATAATAATTATAATGTGATAAAAAAAGAGTTTAAAGATAGTGTATTATCACTATAAAACAATATCACATTAACATTTAATCAAAATATTTAAATTTGTCAAGTCATATCAGTATTTTAAAATTAGGCTTAATTCATCTTTTAATCctttaatttaatttattatttcTATTTAGTCCCTTATTTCAAAAACATTACCCTCCAGTTCCATAAAATACCTTTGTTAGCCTTATAAGTCTCTTCTGTTAAATTTTATTGGAAAAACATTAGTAAAGCCTACATGGCAAATTAGAAACACTGACATGACATAATATTTTAGTTTTTGAAATTATTAATAAACATATTTTAGTTTAAAATAAGTGATATCCTTTCCAAAGATAGAAACACAATGTTTGAACTCTTCACCTACCAACAAAAGCAGATTTCTCTATTTCAATTGTTCAGCTTCGAACCCTAGGTCATTCTACTCTCCCATTGTCTAAACCCTAGTTGCGAAAGAGAAGATTTGGAGCGACGAAGACGACGATAGTTGGAGATTTGAGCTAAGAAAACGAATACTTGTTCATTCATTTCCAGTCTAAGGTACGTTTATGCGTTTACTTTATTAAAAAGCGAATCCTTAGTTTTCTCTTTCTTTAAAGACTCATTTCTGCATTATTTGGTGTGATTAGGTCATGAGTGATCGGTTTGAGTGTGTTATCCATCATGAGGGCATGTTTGTTGAGTTTAACGGATTATGTTACAAGCGGTTAGAGAAGGTTTGACAAGTTGACCCTGATTTCTGAAGTTATTTTGAGGTTCTAGGTGGTTTAAAGGATTTAGGGTACTCAAAAGTGGAGAGTTAATGGTATTATGATGCAATGGATATTAATGAGTTAGTTTTGTTGAAAGATGATGCAAGAACACATAAAATGGAATTGATAGCACTGATTAATGGGAATGCACATTTATATATCATGCATCCAGTTTATGGAGAAGAGTCAATACTGTCCCTAGAAAATAATATAGGACCCAATGGTGTAAAAGAAGACAATTTGGAAGGTGACATCTTGGATGATTTGAATAATGGTGTAAAAGGAACTTTTGATGATTTTGATACTTTTGAAGATTTGAATAATCTATGTGACAAGTTTGATGAAAGAGGGATCACTGGTGTAGAAGATATAGATGTAGTTGACCAAGAATCTTCATGTGACGATGTTGATGTGGATGTGACCATTGAAGGCATTGACGAAAAAGATTCATGTCAAGATGTTAATTTTGAGGGGGCCACTTTGTCCGAGGATGCAATAATGGATATTACATTGGAGGGGAATGGCAAAGGAAACGGAAAATAAAAGGGGAAGGATAAAGGTAAAGGAAAGGGgaagggaaaaggaaaaggaaaaagggaaGAGGAAAGCCAAGGTTGGTAGACCAAGGAAACAAAGGGATGTGGATGAAGCAGTTGAAGGTAGTGGTTCAATGGATGATGTGAATGAAGGTGAGGTTCCAAAGGAAAAGTTTAGAGGTTTGAGTGACATTGAGGAATATGATAGTAATGAGTTACTCCAAGAGTATGATggtgaagatgaagaggttgTAAAAGATGATTTTCAAACATTTAAGCTTCCAAAAAGAATGGAGGATTACAAGTGAAAATTATGGGCTTATTTTGCTACCAAGGAAGACTTTAAAGAGGCAGTTAGAACATATGTTATTCATTCAGGTAGAAACCTGAAATTTAAGAAAAATGATAATCAGAGGATGAAAGTCATATGTAAGAAAGATTGTCCATGAGAGTCATACTGTGCCAAATTACTAGATGAAGCCATTTGGCAGTTGAGAAAAATTATGGACAAGCACACATGAAGTAGGGATTATAAGGTTAGATTACTTAATTTCAAATGGTTGGACCAAAAGGTTCAAACTAATGTAAGAGAGAATCCTAATTTGAAGTTGACTGATATAATgaagaaaacaaaacaaaagtgGAATATAGGGATCAATAAGACACTAGCATACAGAGCAAAGTCActtgttgttgacattgttgaTGGTTCATTTAGGGGATAAATATACCAGAATACATGATTATGGTCATAGCTGTTAATGGCAAGCCCTGGGTCAACTATGAAAATTACAAGTCAATCATTTCAAGGTGGAGAATGAGGTAGTGAGAATCCTAAGAGGCCTTTGAATCCACATTTCCAAAGGATTTATATATGCTTCAAAGCTTGCAAAAATAGTTTCTTCAAGTGTAGATCTATCATAGGATTGTATGAGTGTTTTTTAAAGGGCTATTATGATGGAAAAATATTTACAGCCATTGGAAGGGATCCAAATGACCAAATATTGTCAATAGCATTTAATGTAGTTGAGGGAGAAACCAAAGATTCATGAAGTTGGTTTTTGAAGTTGTTGACATCTGATTTGAGAGGTGTCAGATTATGCTATACTTATACATTTATAAGTGATCAACAAAAGGTGTGTATGACTGGTCTGTTTTAATTATTGTTTATATATGAATTAGTTTTAGACTTACATATTCATGACTGTAATGCATGGTTTATTTCCTGCACTTGACGAGTTGCTACTGGAGGTTGACCAAATATTTTGTGTTAAGTACTCATTCTTGTTAAGTCACATTTTATATGTGATATTTGGATACTTGTGGTATGCAATATGTGGATATTTGATATGTGTTAGGCACTTATATAACAATTTCAGAAAGAAGTTTCCAAATGTTAAACTAAAGGAATTGATATGGAAGACTTTTACTGTTACACATTCAAATGCTTGGGAAAAAATAACGCGTGAAATGAAAAGTATCAATGAAGAGGCATTCAAGCACCTTTGGAAGACTCTACCAAGGTTATGGAGCAAATCAAGGTTTAAAACTAGTCCAAGATGTGATACTTTGGTGAACAACATGTCAAAGACATCCAACTCAGTATTTGTAGCTACAAGAGCAAGTCTATTGTGACTATAATTGAAGATATAAAAGTATACCTGATGCAAAGGTGGGAGTCCAACAAACGTAAGATTGCCAAATATGATGGTAACATGCTACCAAATGTAAAAAAGAAGCTGGAAAAGGATTCATAAAGAACAAATAATTAGATTGTTAGGTAATGAAGATTCATCATTATTGAGACATTAACATATGACTTAAATTAGCATTGGTCCATACTGGTTGATAATTATTTTCTGCTTTTGTAACAGACGTGCATGTGAATTTGACTATGAGGTTAGACATATATCATTCAATGGAGAAAAGTTTGTTGTTAACCTTTCAAAGCATGAATGTTCATGTAGAAGATGGATGCTGACAGGGATATCATGTTGTTATGCAATTTCATGCATAAAAGATTAACAGTTAAAAGTTGACGAGTTTGTGCCCGATTGTACAAAAAGGAGTGCTATGAGGCTTGCTATGCACCCGTGATTTATTCAGTTAATGGGGAATCTCTATGGACAAAAACAAATGTTGTCGATCTACAACCACCACACATAAAAAGGAAACATGGTAGACCCAAGAAGAAAATGAACAAGGAGACTGAAGAACAAGTGAGAAATGAGTCACAACTCAAACGAGCAAAATTTGGTATCAAATGCAGTCGGTGCCATAAGGATGGTCACAACAAGGATTAAAATATGTTATGAGTCAACCCTAATAGTTATGTTAATCTTTGATGTGTACTAGTTATGCCATTTTTGCCATATTTTGTAGTTTATGATTTATGGCTTATAATGCCACTTTTGTTGGTTTTCTGCTGCTGTAACATATGACTTACAATGCCTATTTTGTAGTTTTATGACTTAAGGCTTATAATGTCACTTTTGTTGGTTTTGTGCTGATGTAACATATGACCTACGATGTCTATTTTGTAGTTTATGAATTATGGCTTATAATGTCACTTTTGGTATGGCTTATAATGTAACTATTATTATGACTTATAATGTAACTTTTTTTATCACTTAAAATGCAACTTTTGTTATGGTTATGGCTTATTATTGGAATGATAAGGAATGTTATGGTTATGTCACACAGTTTCAAATTATGATAACTACATTTCACTCTTCCAAATTTAAAGTGCATTTGTTCTGATATGTTCGTGGGAAATAAAAATAACATTTCACTAATACCATAATGACAAATACATTTCAATGATAAATATTGACAAATACACAACAATAGACAAACACATTTCACTGATACATAACAATATTGACAGCCACATACACATTTCACTCATACATTTCACTAAAACCTAACAATATTGACAGACACATTTCATGACAAATGCATTTCAACCTCCTTGTTGACAAATACATTTAACTGATAAATATTGACAAATACATCTCAATAGACAGGCAAAAACCCAACCTAAAAATACATTGTTACAAATACAACATTAAACACTAAGCTCAATATGTTTAAGgttaaaatataaaataaaatattttacaaaataGGAGTAACATATAATTTAAAATGAAAATAGCAATTTATATTGATTATAAACAAATTATATAAATATTGAAGAATATAATTCATATATTTAagatattaaaatttaaaataaaaatttagtgTCTTTTATGATCTAAGAACAATGACtcattaaatatatgatgaaacaaattCACATGAAGAGTCTGTGGTGTAATGGTAACGTGTTTCACTATTGATCTTgcaaaattaaattttattttcaaaagaaaccCACACGTAGGCGCCAGCTGTATTTTTTcgtatttttttttttaaaaacatggttattttaaaaaaaaaaatcttatatTTTTTGGTTAAGAAAAGTGTAAATTATAGAAATATCCATTCCTAAGCCGCCATGATTTGTGTACCTATAATAAGAATGGTTAAATTAAAGGTAAAAAAGAATGATCAGAAGCATTGACATAATACTAGTAGAATAATGATTAAATAAATGAGTACCACACACATTTATATGATAAAGAGTTTCAATTAATGGTGTGAAAAAAATTGACAATTGTTCTTCATGACATTCCGTTTACTCTTTTAACAACTACGTAACTTACTTTCCCCCTGAAACTCAAACTCACTCATTTGTCCCCActtcatttcattttcatcacTCAACCTAAAAACGTTACAAAAACCACCCTAATTTCACTTCTAACTACACAAATATtcttcctctctctctctctctctttatcAGGTAACTAAGAGTTTAGGAATTGTGTTTTCAGGATTTCAATGATTTCTTCTTAAATaagttattgttgttgttgtgttgaGGATTTCATGGTTATTTGATTTTTAGTTATGTTTTTTAAAATGATCTTTGGATGTAAATTAAGTATTCTCGTGCAACTGCAATGATTAATCTGTTGAGGTAAGTAAAGCTCTGTTCAAGAGTTTTGAAGTTAATCAAGTTAAACTCGAAAAGACCTTAATCATTCTCTCTAATTATTTTTTGGGTATTTTCAAATGGTTTTTTGGTATTAGGTTGGGTTGGGTTTTTTGTTGGAATTTGTGATGCTTCTGATGACATATTTTACATGTAGGTAAGAAAGCCAGTTTTCAATATGGCTTCTACAACCAAGGGTGAGAGGAAGATTGCAGTTGATCTTGCATCATGGATGTTCAATGTAGTCACATCTGTAGGAATAATTCTTGTCAACAAAGCACTCATGGCTACACATGGTTTCACTTTTGGTATACTCATAATTCATCACTTTTTTTATGATCTATGTTTTTTTCTGATGTAATTGAGTTCTGACATAGCATATTCTTGATAAATACAATAATTACGAGTAATTTTtctgattttctgattttctAGTTCTGACATAGCATATCATATACTGTTATCGATGCAGCTACGACGTTAACTGGTCTGCATTTTGCCACAACAACCTTGCTAACAACTTTTCTTAAGTGGAACGGatatatccaagacactcatctTCCTCTGTCCGATGTTATCAAATACGTCTTGTTTGCAAATTTCTCTATTGTCGGAATGAACGTTAGTTTGATGTGGAACTCTGTTGGTTTCTATCAGGTAACTTTTTCTAAAAGTATCATCACAGATTAAATTTATATCTCCATTTATTCTGTTTTTTAACTTTGTGCGATGAAAATTTCAGATTGCTAAGCTGAGTATGATTCCGGTGTCATGTTTTCTTGAAATCGTGTTGGACAATGTGAGATATTCAAGAGATACAAAGCTTAGCATTTCTCTTGTTCTCCTAGGAGTTTCTGTTTGTACTGTCACTGATGTGAGTGTCAATGCTAAGGGTTTCATTTCCGCTGTAGTGGCAGTTTGGAGCACTGCACTACAACAATATGTAAGTAACATATGTTCGATAGCTTATTCTAGTTCACAAGACGTTATAAGTTTTTAGAGGTCCTGTGTTGGTTAGTCATATTTTAACTGTGGCAAAACAAACAGAGTCATATTTTAACTGTGGCAAAACAAACAGGAGTCATATTTTGCCACGGTTTATGAGGCCCAACCGTATTAAATTTTGGGCCATGTGCGATAACCCGCATTGCATGCCCTCAAATACGGCCCTGGTCATGAACAACAATTTTCTCGTCTGACATTTTACTTTTATGCTGTGCAGTATGTGCATTTTCTTCAGAAGAAGTATTCTCTTGGATCTTTCAACTTGTTAGGCCATACAGCACCAATACAGGCATCAAGTTTACTACTAGTCGGCCCCTTTCTCGACTATTGGTTAACAAACAAGCGAGTCGATGCATACAACTACGGTTTAACATCCATCGTACGTCTCACTCTCTCTCCGCTGCTTAATTAACAAATATATCTCTGAAATACGTAAAAAAAACAATCTATCAATGTTTGTCTGCAGCTGTTCATTGCTCTGTCGTGCACAATCGCGGTCGGAACAAACCTTAGTCAGTTCATATGCATCGGAAGGTTCACAGCAGTATCATTCCAAGTCCTTGGCCATATGAAGACTATTCTTGTCCTGACATTAGGATTCATTCTATTTGGAAAAGAAGGTCTCAATCTACAAGTAATAGTAGGCATGATCATTGCAATATTGGGAATGATTTGGTATGGTAATGCATCTTCGAAGCCGGGAGGAAAAGAGTCTTGCAGTAACTTGTCCATTCCTATTCCTACCACCAAAACACAAGATTATAAATTACTACCAGTAGTATCTGATGAAACTAATGATGAAGAAGTGTAGAACTGAGTAGATATATAAATGGATTATCTTTATATGATGTAAAAAGTATTGCTCAATTATTTCCATATACATAGCCCATATATCTTTGTTATTATTGCTCAAGTGTTGCTCAAAGTTTTATCTACATCTATTTTTTCAAAATTGACACCAAACATATTACTATTTACAAAAGTAACTAAAACTCTCATAATTGGTTTAATATCTCAAATG from Lathyrus oleraceus cultivar Zhongwan6 chromosome 7, CAAS_Psat_ZW6_1.0, whole genome shotgun sequence encodes the following:
- the LOC127103979 gene encoding UDP-rhamnose/UDP-galactose transporter 4, with the protein product MASTTKGERKIAVDLASWMFNVVTSVGIILVNKALMATHGFTFATTLTGLHFATTTLLTTFLKWNGYIQDTHLPLSDVIKYVLFANFSIVGMNVSLMWNSVGFYQIAKLSMIPVSCFLEIVLDNVRYSRDTKLSISLVLLGVSVCTVTDVSVNAKGFISAVVAVWSTALQQYYVHFLQKKYSLGSFNLLGHTAPIQASSLLLVGPFLDYWLTNKRVDAYNYGLTSILFIALSCTIAVGTNLSQFICIGRFTAVSFQVLGHMKTILVLTLGFILFGKEGLNLQVIVGMIIAILGMIWYGNASSKPGGKESCSNLSIPIPTTKTQDYKLLPVVSDETNDEEV